In the genome of Deinococcus deserti VCD115, one region contains:
- the proC gene encoding pyrroline-5-carboxylate reductase: protein MKVAIVGVGKLGLALLEGVTSRGVLQPSEIGLLDTNVPRLEEIAGRTGAQVITPDELAGAQRILISLQPRVFPEVSEWLAQENAGYISTMAGVSVATLSRRLGTKRVVRVMPNLAATIGLSQTAITGPREALEAGDLDFTHSLFGAVGDVYDIPEHLFNVFTGMSASGPAYAAVVAEALADGGVRMGLPRALANELAAKLLVASGELLQKRAHPGLLKDEVASPGGTTIAGLVELEAAGVRGGLMRAVEAATRRSIELGQDQE from the coding sequence ATGAAGGTCGCCATCGTCGGTGTCGGGAAACTTGGGCTGGCTCTGCTGGAGGGCGTCACGTCGCGCGGTGTGCTCCAGCCCTCGGAGATCGGACTGCTGGACACCAACGTTCCGCGCCTTGAAGAGATCGCTGGCCGCACCGGAGCCCAGGTCATCACGCCGGACGAACTTGCTGGGGCGCAGCGCATCCTGATCAGTCTGCAGCCCCGCGTGTTCCCGGAAGTCAGCGAATGGCTGGCGCAGGAGAACGCGGGATACATCAGCACGATGGCCGGCGTCAGTGTGGCCACGCTGTCGCGCCGTCTGGGGACCAAGCGCGTGGTCCGGGTCATGCCGAATCTGGCAGCGACCATCGGCCTGAGCCAGACAGCTATAACGGGCCCACGTGAAGCGCTGGAAGCCGGTGATCTCGACTTCACCCACAGCCTGTTCGGCGCGGTAGGTGATGTCTACGACATTCCCGAGCACCTGTTCAATGTCTTTACCGGGATGAGCGCCTCCGGACCAGCCTACGCTGCCGTGGTGGCCGAGGCGCTGGCGGACGGGGGCGTGCGCATGGGCCTGCCGCGGGCCCTGGCCAACGAACTCGCGGCCAAACTGCTGGTGGCCAGCGGTGAACTGCTGCAGAAGCGTGCCCATCCGGGGCTGCTCAAGGACGAGGTGGCCAGCCCTGGTGGCACGACAATTGCCGGACTGGTCGAGCTCGAAGCTGCTGGCGTCCGTGGGGGCCTGATGCGGGCGGTCGAGGCGGCGACCCGCCGCAGCATCGAACTGGGTCAGGACCAGGAATAA
- a CDS encoding WecB/TagA/CpsF family glycosyltransferase: MTVTSPPGQRIELFDLPLDVISLPETLDVLSHWMFATPRTGHTVVTLNPEFIVQSRTSDEFAQAMQAADLVTADGVGIVYAARELCQTQVPRAPGFDIVRGLMARHGPELRVFFLGAKPGVAEQAAQNAHRDFGIQVAGIHHGYFKTDEDQRVAELVRDSGAHLLLTAMGAGRQEVFNQYWRQVLNTPVTIGCGGVIDVLAGTADLAPAWTRKLGVEFIWRVGLDPKRWNRAPRLARFVQMVRAEKKRLKASRP; the protein is encoded by the coding sequence ATGACCGTCACTTCTCCCCCCGGCCAGCGCATTGAGCTGTTTGATCTGCCGCTGGACGTGATTTCTTTGCCCGAGACACTGGATGTGCTCAGCCACTGGATGTTCGCCACACCCCGCACCGGGCATACCGTCGTGACCCTGAATCCCGAGTTCATCGTGCAGTCGCGCACCTCGGATGAATTCGCCCAGGCCATGCAGGCTGCTGATCTGGTCACGGCTGACGGCGTGGGCATTGTGTACGCTGCCCGGGAGTTGTGTCAGACGCAGGTGCCGCGCGCGCCGGGCTTCGACATCGTGCGGGGCCTGATGGCCCGGCACGGTCCTGAACTGCGGGTGTTCTTTCTGGGCGCCAAGCCCGGCGTCGCCGAGCAGGCGGCCCAGAACGCCCACCGTGATTTCGGGATTCAGGTGGCAGGCATTCACCACGGCTATTTCAAGACTGACGAAGACCAGCGCGTTGCCGAACTGGTCCGGGACAGCGGCGCACACCTGCTGCTGACGGCCATGGGTGCTGGCCGTCAGGAGGTGTTCAACCAGTACTGGCGCCAGGTTCTGAACACGCCGGTCACCATCGGCTGCGGCGGCGTCATTGATGTGCTGGCCGGGACCGCTGATCTGGCGCCGGCCTGGACCCGCAAGCTGGGCGTGGAGTTTATCTGGCGGGTGGGCCTGGACCCGAAACGCTGGAACCGCGCGCCACGGCTGGCCCGCTTTGTGCAGATGGTGCGGGCCGAGAAAAAGCGCCTGAAAGCCAGCCGCCCCTGA
- the recO gene encoding DNA repair protein RecO, whose product MRSRTANRNGIVIRRRVTPAGDIIVTLLTPQGKLKAVARGGVRGPLASRLNLFHHVATQIYQGPHNDLASVKQAVLEGALPRLAEPERYAFAHLMAEFADALFQEGEFSEQAFDLFAGALRGISHQPDPEWVALVMSYKLLGLAGMVPQTARCARCGQPDPAHPDPLAGQLLCATCAALPAYPAESLDFLRNVVRRTVRVSMETPVPLHQRPALWRALERFVTVQIGSVHSWRQLVPATDSPAVALV is encoded by the coding sequence GTGAGGTCGCGAACTGCCAACCGCAACGGGATCGTCATCCGGCGCCGCGTCACACCGGCCGGCGACATCATCGTGACCTTGCTGACTCCTCAGGGCAAGCTCAAGGCGGTGGCGCGCGGTGGCGTGCGTGGTCCCCTGGCCAGCCGACTGAACCTGTTTCATCACGTGGCCACCCAGATTTATCAGGGCCCGCACAACGATCTGGCCAGCGTCAAGCAGGCAGTACTGGAAGGCGCGCTGCCCCGGCTGGCTGAACCCGAGCGATACGCCTTTGCGCACCTGATGGCGGAGTTTGCCGACGCCCTGTTCCAGGAAGGCGAATTCAGCGAGCAGGCGTTTGACCTGTTCGCCGGAGCCCTGCGGGGCATTTCCCACCAGCCTGATCCTGAATGGGTGGCGCTGGTCATGAGCTACAAGCTGCTGGGACTGGCCGGCATGGTGCCGCAGACTGCCCGCTGCGCCCGATGTGGCCAGCCGGACCCGGCGCACCCTGATCCGCTGGCTGGGCAGCTTCTCTGCGCAACATGTGCTGCCCTGCCTGCCTACCCGGCGGAATCACTGGATTTTCTGCGCAACGTCGTACGCAGAACTGTGCGGGTAAGTATGGAGACCCCGGTGCCGCTGCACCAGCGTCCGGCTCTGTGGCGCGCCCTGGAACGATTTGTCACCGTACAGATCGGGAGTGTCCACAGCTGGCGTCAGCTGGTGCCCGCCACGGACAGCCCAGCCGTGGCGCTGGTCTGA
- the bshC gene encoding bacillithiol biosynthesis cysteine-adding enzyme BshC, producing the protein MARNVAAEYQQGGAAEFIRLPYGALEQAQAEGRPDVDRAALVQALRAYHRDLGTLDQDVEATLAKLAHPLSRVVVTGQQAGALTGPAYSVHKGADAALLARKLSREEAPVVAVYWVASQDHDAAEVASTTLLDHAERLHRLTLDVPQGVPVGRVPWRPEWTAQVHTLLDQFDAPAEHVAAVRCRLERALAAGGSYADVFARLIHGLLGPAGLLVLDPLHPALASLMAPTLARELERPLESSSRIEEAAHALEQAGFTPQLRRPAGATNLFLEEDDGQRRLLRFDGQQFRTEARTYSPAQIRASLEADPSRLTPAAGLRPVVQDALLPTLAFVVGPGEIAYGAQLRDVYPLHELQQPLLWPRLSVTWLEPNVARLLRRLEATAAQVQADPEGVLGRSLARERQASALSAARLNSLRTELHALTEEIGALDPTLAGAAQRTQSRTITRMAHLQDLGLRALARAENERTGQLSRLRSHLLPGGVPQEREMNFLTFLLKHGEAPLNLLLQQTPGAHLELTIP; encoded by the coding sequence ATGGCGCGGAATGTGGCAGCGGAATACCAGCAGGGCGGGGCAGCGGAGTTTATCCGGCTGCCGTATGGTGCCCTGGAGCAGGCACAGGCTGAGGGCCGGCCAGACGTGGACCGGGCCGCGCTGGTTCAGGCTCTGCGCGCCTACCACCGGGATCTGGGGACCCTGGACCAGGATGTAGAGGCAACGCTGGCGAAGCTGGCTCATCCATTATCCCGGGTGGTGGTGACAGGCCAGCAGGCTGGAGCGCTGACTGGCCCCGCCTACAGTGTGCACAAGGGCGCAGACGCCGCCCTGCTGGCCCGCAAACTGTCTCGCGAGGAGGCGCCGGTGGTCGCGGTGTACTGGGTGGCCAGCCAGGACCACGACGCGGCAGAGGTGGCTTCCACCACCCTGCTGGACCACGCCGAGCGGCTGCACAGGCTGACCCTGGATGTGCCGCAGGGAGTGCCGGTAGGCCGGGTACCGTGGCGTCCGGAATGGACCGCTCAGGTTCACACTCTGCTGGATCAGTTCGACGCCCCGGCCGAGCATGTCGCTGCCGTGCGCTGCCGTCTGGAGCGGGCCCTTGCAGCGGGCGGCAGCTACGCTGACGTGTTTGCACGGCTGATCCACGGCCTGCTCGGGCCTGCGGGCCTGCTGGTTCTGGACCCGCTTCATCCGGCCCTGGCATCGCTGATGGCTCCCACGCTGGCCAGAGAGCTCGAACGGCCGCTGGAGTCCTCGTCGCGTATCGAAGAGGCGGCGCACGCCCTGGAGCAGGCCGGCTTTACTCCGCAGCTTCGCCGGCCGGCTGGCGCGACCAACCTGTTTCTGGAAGAAGACGATGGCCAGCGGCGCCTGCTGCGTTTTGACGGGCAGCAGTTTCGGACAGAAGCCCGTACCTACAGCCCGGCGCAGATCCGCGCGAGTCTGGAGGCTGACCCGTCCAGACTGACCCCGGCCGCCGGCTTACGCCCGGTTGTCCAGGACGCCTTGCTGCCGACCCTGGCCTTTGTGGTGGGGCCGGGCGAGATTGCCTACGGAGCACAGCTGCGCGATGTCTACCCGCTTCATGAGCTTCAGCAGCCTCTCCTCTGGCCGCGCCTGAGTGTGACCTGGCTGGAACCCAATGTGGCCCGGCTGCTGCGCCGGCTGGAGGCCACTGCGGCGCAGGTGCAGGCTGATCCGGAGGGCGTCCTGGGCCGCTCGCTGGCAAGGGAACGTCAGGCCAGCGCCCTGAGTGCCGCACGCCTGAACAGTCTGCGCACCGAACTGCACGCGCTGACTGAGGAGATCGGTGCGCTGGACCCGACCCTCGCCGGGGCGGCCCAGCGTACCCAGTCACGGACCATCACGCGAATGGCCCATCTGCAGGACCTGGGCCTCAGAGCGCTGGCACGCGCAGAGAACGAGCGTACCGGGCAGCTTTCGCGCCTGAGAAGCCACCTCCTGCCCGGCGGCGTGCCTCAGGAGCGTGAAATGAACTTCCTGACCTTCCTGCTCAAGCATGGAGAGGCGCCGCTGAATCTGCTGCTTCAGCAGACTCCCGGCGCCCATCTCGAACTGACGATTCCCTGA
- a CDS encoding protein kinase domain-containing protein — MTLALLGSLFLVGLLLAVRVPERVLAAFVAVAALVAAGALVAAGATGQGGAVDIQAGLTRVQGLLGVTAFLLATALIPLGRLMMPSLDRTPLSGAFKPVTANRQRPVTPTRRPSKVTTGVELKFREYEVLERIGIGGMGNVYRARRRQDGRIVALKVPQEKYLADAKFVKRFYREAEVLKRFNHPNIVRVYDYRMQDPEHYIAMEYLDGESLEALLEHRTLTFSESTQMIRALADALRHIHMQNVVHRDIKPGNVMVLKHAFTDGRLREGGVKLMDFGIAVGKILTRLTMTGARVGTPIYMAPEQAKGNRVDARSDVYSLGLLAYEMVTGQTAFKGSYEAVVHQQVFESPKPPKQVRLEVPGRLNDLILHMIEKDPAQRPTLDDVIARLDAGVISDEVFTDPVALAVSVQEKRGTLRLLDLNAKLRVSLADQQGGAKALPGVPNALAGDEEGNLYATLLDYRHGKAGALVRKFSSDGEELLSFGAYGLGEAELLHPVSIACAAGLVFVLDAEACHVVVYDGQGRFVRRFGGRGQGVGRFEKPRTIAAAPDGQVYVLDTAQNEVQRFNLQGEYINRYAFRVDRTSEQLRQLAGLCVDQQGAVYIVDSVANKVRKIEADGTPGLTLPLENLVGEAMDVPWLLQVGPDGQLFAVRQGGQVLRTISTTGDLIRATDLYTPVQALSLLRRAVPAQSRA, encoded by the coding sequence ATGACTCTTGCTCTGCTGGGCTCACTGTTCCTGGTCGGCCTGTTGCTGGCAGTGCGGGTGCCAGAGCGCGTGCTCGCTGCATTTGTTGCGGTAGCCGCTCTTGTTGCGGCCGGGGCGCTGGTGGCGGCCGGGGCCACCGGCCAGGGGGGGGCCGTGGATATTCAGGCTGGCCTGACGCGGGTGCAGGGCCTGCTGGGGGTGACCGCTTTTCTGCTGGCCACGGCACTGATTCCACTGGGGCGTCTGATGATGCCCAGCCTGGACCGAACACCGCTTTCCGGAGCGTTCAAGCCTGTTACGGCCAACCGTCAGCGTCCGGTGACGCCGACCCGCCGGCCTTCAAAGGTCACGACCGGCGTGGAGTTGAAGTTTCGGGAATATGAGGTCCTTGAGCGGATCGGCATCGGCGGCATGGGGAACGTGTACCGCGCCCGCCGCCGCCAGGACGGCCGGATCGTGGCCCTCAAGGTGCCCCAGGAGAAGTATCTGGCCGACGCGAAGTTCGTCAAGCGCTTTTACCGGGAAGCGGAAGTCCTCAAGCGCTTCAACCACCCCAATATCGTGCGGGTCTACGACTACCGCATGCAGGACCCCGAGCATTACATCGCCATGGAATATCTGGACGGCGAGAGCCTCGAAGCCCTGCTGGAACACCGGACCCTGACCTTCTCTGAAAGCACCCAGATGATCCGGGCTCTGGCCGACGCTCTGCGGCACATTCACATGCAGAACGTGGTTCACCGCGATATCAAGCCTGGCAACGTGATGGTGCTCAAGCACGCATTTACCGATGGCCGCCTGCGTGAGGGCGGGGTCAAGCTGATGGATTTCGGCATTGCGGTGGGGAAGATCCTGACCCGGCTGACCATGACCGGTGCCCGGGTAGGCACCCCCATCTACATGGCGCCCGAGCAGGCCAAAGGCAACCGCGTGGACGCCCGCAGCGACGTGTACTCGCTGGGCCTGCTGGCTTACGAGATGGTGACCGGTCAGACGGCCTTCAAGGGCAGCTACGAGGCCGTGGTGCACCAGCAGGTCTTTGAGTCGCCCAAGCCCCCCAAGCAGGTGCGGCTTGAAGTGCCGGGCCGGCTCAATGACCTGATTCTCCACATGATCGAGAAAGATCCTGCCCAGCGTCCCACCCTGGACGATGTGATTGCCCGGCTGGATGCAGGGGTTATCAGCGACGAGGTGTTTACAGACCCGGTGGCCCTGGCTGTGAGCGTGCAGGAAAAACGCGGCACCCTGAGGCTGCTGGACCTGAACGCCAAGCTGCGCGTGAGTCTGGCCGACCAGCAGGGGGGAGCGAAGGCGCTGCCTGGAGTCCCTAATGCGCTTGCCGGCGACGAGGAGGGCAACCTGTACGCCACCCTCCTGGATTACCGTCATGGCAAGGCTGGAGCCCTTGTGCGCAAGTTTTCCAGTGACGGCGAGGAACTGCTGAGCTTCGGAGCATACGGCCTGGGCGAAGCTGAACTGCTGCATCCGGTCTCTATCGCCTGCGCGGCCGGGCTGGTGTTCGTACTGGACGCTGAGGCCTGTCACGTCGTGGTCTATGACGGCCAGGGCCGCTTCGTGCGCCGCTTTGGCGGACGTGGTCAGGGCGTAGGCCGCTTCGAGAAGCCCCGCACCATCGCTGCGGCGCCAGATGGGCAGGTCTATGTCCTGGACACTGCTCAGAACGAGGTGCAACGCTTTAACCTTCAAGGAGAGTACATCAACCGCTACGCCTTCAGGGTGGACCGCACCAGCGAGCAGCTGCGTCAGCTTGCCGGGCTGTGCGTGGACCAGCAGGGGGCCGTGTACATCGTGGACAGTGTGGCCAACAAGGTCCGGAAGATCGAGGCAGACGGCACACCAGGGCTGACCCTGCCGCTGGAGAATCTGGTGGGTGAGGCTATGGACGTCCCCTGGCTGCTGCAGGTAGGGCCGGACGGGCAGCTGTTCGCCGTGCGCCAGGGGGGGCAGGTGCTGAGAACCATCTCGACCACCGGTGACCTGATCCGTGCCACCGACCTGTATACCCCGGTGCAGGCCCTGAGTCTGCTGCGCCGCGCGGTGCCAGCGCAGAGCAGAGCGTGA
- the ftsY gene encoding signal recognition particle-docking protein FtsY, with translation MSWLERLRDGLSKTRKQINETAGFLGNDVRDVFTNRLETIEDLEYALIAADVGRAATEEILEDVRSSEGKNLQQALMDALVLQLEPDARRAEFRKLGFAPDVSRSRIDPKGHVVMVIGVNGVGKTTTIAKLGQYYMTRGKSVMFAAGDTFRAAAGAQLGVWGDRLGIPVVQGIDGGDPAAVAFDGASARAARGTDLLFVDTAGRLHNKHNLMEELKKVRRVIDKADPGEPAEVWLVLDAVTGQNGLQQAKKFHEATPLTGVIVTKLDGTAKGGILIPIVRELGVPIKFIGVGEQAGDLQPFDSQEFVRALFDVDIPKA, from the coding sequence ATGAGTTGGCTAGAACGCCTGCGGGACGGGCTGAGCAAAACCCGCAAGCAGATCAATGAGACGGCCGGGTTTCTCGGCAATGACGTGCGTGACGTCTTCACGAACCGCCTGGAGACCATCGAGGACCTGGAATATGCGCTGATTGCCGCCGACGTGGGCCGCGCGGCTACCGAGGAGATTCTGGAGGACGTGCGCTCCAGCGAGGGCAAGAACCTGCAACAGGCCCTGATGGACGCGCTGGTGCTGCAGCTGGAACCGGACGCCCGGCGGGCCGAGTTCCGCAAACTGGGCTTTGCACCCGACGTCAGCCGCAGCCGGATCGACCCCAAAGGCCACGTGGTCATGGTGATCGGCGTCAATGGAGTGGGCAAGACCACCACCATTGCCAAGCTGGGGCAGTACTACATGACCCGCGGTAAAAGCGTGATGTTCGCAGCGGGTGATACGTTCCGCGCCGCCGCAGGCGCGCAGCTGGGCGTGTGGGGCGACCGTCTGGGCATCCCGGTCGTCCAGGGCATTGATGGTGGCGACCCTGCGGCAGTGGCCTTTGACGGCGCTTCGGCCCGGGCAGCGCGAGGAACGGATCTGCTGTTCGTGGATACGGCAGGCCGCCTGCACAACAAGCACAACCTGATGGAGGAGCTCAAGAAGGTGCGCCGGGTCATTGATAAGGCCGATCCTGGCGAGCCCGCCGAGGTCTGGCTGGTCCTTGACGCCGTGACTGGCCAGAACGGCCTGCAGCAGGCCAAGAAGTTCCATGAGGCGACGCCGCTGACAGGTGTGATTGTCACGAAGCTCGATGGCACAGCCAAGGGCGGCATCCTGATTCCCATCGTGCGCGAACTGGGTGTGCCCATCAAATTTATCGGGGTGGGGGAGCAGGCGGGCGACCTGCAGCCTTTCGACAGTCAGGAGTTTGTTCGCGCCCTGTTCGACGTGGATATTCCCAAAGCCTGA
- a CDS encoding 50S ribosomal protein L11 methyltransferase — MLVYALPGTFETREDHLDLLWEAGATGLEERAGLIRAYFDTEVDLPAQIRDGQWQNEADQDWLAAFKANLRPVRAGRVTIVPPWLRTEVESGQLPLVIEPGMAFGTGHHATTRMAVEALGNLDLQGKRVLDVGTGSGVLAIAAALLGAAQAAGVDIDPITIPIARENAQENGVPEGRTVFVEGTLGDELPEQAGDEEFDVLVANLYAELHDLLAAEYVAHLRPGGPLVLTGILTSKLGMVQDALNREGFSGIQVREDGEWVLVTASAPAQQ, encoded by the coding sequence ATGCTGGTGTATGCCCTGCCTGGAACCTTTGAAACGCGCGAAGACCACCTGGATCTGCTGTGGGAGGCAGGCGCGACCGGCCTGGAGGAACGCGCCGGGCTGATCCGCGCCTACTTCGACACTGAAGTGGACCTGCCTGCACAGATCCGGGACGGGCAGTGGCAGAACGAGGCCGATCAGGACTGGCTGGCCGCTTTCAAGGCCAACCTGCGTCCTGTGCGCGCCGGGCGCGTGACCATTGTTCCACCGTGGCTGCGAACCGAGGTCGAAAGCGGCCAGCTGCCCCTGGTGATCGAGCCTGGCATGGCCTTCGGCACCGGCCACCACGCGACCACCCGGATGGCGGTCGAGGCACTGGGCAACCTGGATCTCCAGGGGAAACGGGTGCTGGACGTAGGCACTGGCAGCGGCGTTTTGGCTATTGCCGCAGCTCTGCTTGGGGCTGCGCAGGCCGCAGGCGTGGACATTGATCCCATCACCATTCCGATTGCCCGCGAAAATGCCCAGGAAAACGGAGTTCCCGAGGGCCGCACGGTGTTTGTGGAAGGCACCCTGGGCGACGAGCTGCCCGAACAGGCCGGTGATGAAGAGTTCGATGTCCTGGTGGCCAACCTGTACGCCGAACTGCATGACCTGCTGGCCGCAGAGTATGTGGCGCACCTGCGCCCAGGGGGACCACTGGTGCTGACCGGCATCCTGACCAGCAAGCTGGGAATGGTACAGGACGCCCTGAACCGAGAAGGCTTTTCAGGCATTCAGGTGCGTGAAGACGGCGAGTGGGTTCTGGTGACCGCCAGCGCGCCAGCTCAGCAATGA
- a CDS encoding glycosyltransferase family 2 protein — protein sequence MTQPAASGTTRVAVVIPAFNEEDTVANVVRVGLTVTPDVVVVSDGSSDSTARVAREAGAHVVELNENAGKGAALLAALHATQADLVVMLDADLMGLTHEHLQQLLEPVRSGQLDMSIGVFDGGGFVTDWGNKLTPHLSGQRACRRDWLLAVPDLGRERWPEPAITAHLKETGARWDYVVLEQVAQVVKEKKRGFWKGAQARTKMYADLLTYHARRKRP from the coding sequence ATGACCCAGCCTGCAGCGTCCGGGACCACGCGGGTGGCGGTGGTGATTCCGGCTTTCAATGAAGAAGATACGGTGGCCAATGTGGTCCGGGTCGGCCTTACCGTCACGCCGGACGTCGTCGTGGTCTCTGACGGCAGCAGCGACAGCACAGCCCGGGTCGCGCGGGAGGCCGGCGCACATGTGGTGGAACTCAACGAGAACGCTGGAAAAGGCGCGGCGCTGCTGGCTGCCCTTCACGCCACACAGGCCGATCTGGTCGTGATGCTCGACGCCGACCTGATGGGCCTGACGCACGAGCATCTGCAGCAACTGCTGGAACCCGTCCGCTCGGGGCAGCTGGACATGAGCATCGGCGTCTTTGATGGCGGCGGCTTCGTCACGGACTGGGGCAACAAGCTCACCCCACATCTCAGCGGTCAGCGTGCCTGCCGCCGCGACTGGCTGCTGGCCGTTCCCGATCTTGGCCGGGAACGGTGGCCCGAACCGGCCATCACCGCACACCTCAAGGAAACGGGAGCACGCTGGGACTACGTGGTGCTTGAGCAGGTGGCGCAAGTGGTAAAGGAAAAGAAACGGGGGTTCTGGAAGGGTGCACAGGCCCGCACCAAGATGTACGCAGACCTGCTGACCTACCACGCCCGGCGAAAGCGACCCTGA
- a CDS encoding glutaredoxin family protein, whose protein sequence is MTGRTGPDQQDPVQRPAVPALTLYSRLGCHLCEQAESHLKALAFTFQVVDVDTDPLLKARYGQDVPVLASGGRVLGKGAFSRSRLSQIKLLLLRETRTQPDSPG, encoded by the coding sequence GTGACGGGCCGGACCGGACCAGACCAGCAGGATCCTGTGCAGCGCCCCGCTGTGCCTGCCCTCACGCTGTATTCGCGTTTAGGTTGTCACTTATGCGAACAGGCTGAGTCCCATCTGAAGGCACTGGCATTTACGTTCCAGGTGGTGGACGTGGACACGGATCCTTTGCTCAAGGCCCGCTACGGCCAGGACGTGCCAGTGCTGGCCAGCGGCGGGCGTGTCCTGGGGAAGGGCGCTTTCAGTCGTTCACGCCTGTCACAGATCAAGCTCCTGCTGCTCCGTGAAACGCGCACTCAGCCGGATTCACCGGGCTGA
- a CDS encoding Crp/Fnr family transcriptional regulator: protein MLPGAFGALPTETQAHLLSAGRLGRWGRADLLFHPEDPAETLFLLTRGSVRLYRLGTGAREVTLDVHGPGALLGISALTPGASYGMYAEAMDDTEALQLGCGNLNRVLQAHPAVGVALTEQMTQQTRGVQERLSGLVFLEVSQRLALALLGLAEREGPWPEEGSLALRDRVSHQDLAHLVGSTRETITKLLGDFRMRGLLDLGYRRIILTDRPGLQRAVREPLR from the coding sequence ATGTTGCCCGGTGCTTTTGGTGCGTTGCCTACAGAAACCCAGGCGCACCTTCTTTCGGCGGGCCGCCTGGGGCGCTGGGGACGCGCGGACCTGTTGTTCCATCCCGAGGACCCGGCGGAGACCCTTTTTCTACTGACCCGCGGCTCGGTCAGGCTATACCGCCTGGGAACAGGCGCCCGCGAGGTCACGCTTGATGTTCACGGTCCAGGCGCCCTGCTGGGCATCTCGGCCCTGACCCCGGGAGCCTCGTACGGCATGTATGCCGAGGCAATGGACGATACCGAAGCCCTTCAGCTGGGCTGCGGCAACCTGAACCGGGTGCTGCAGGCCCACCCGGCCGTGGGTGTGGCCCTGACCGAGCAGATGACCCAGCAGACGCGCGGGGTGCAGGAGCGGCTCTCGGGACTGGTGTTCCTGGAGGTTTCGCAGCGTCTGGCCCTGGCCCTGCTGGGTCTGGCCGAGCGGGAGGGCCCCTGGCCCGAAGAGGGGTCTCTGGCCTTGAGGGACCGCGTTTCGCATCAGGATCTCGCTCACCTGGTGGGAAGTACCCGTGAAACCATCACAAAGCTGCTGGGAGACTTCCGCATGCGCGGCCTGCTGGACCTGGGTTACCGCCGCATCATCCTGACTGACCGCCCGGGTCTGCAGCGGGCAGTTCGCGAGCCCCTGCGCTAG
- a CDS encoding 16S rRNA (uracil(1498)-N(3))-methyltransferase — MSGEDRGSGQVRRVRVEALAPEMVLGPREARHLYVLRLSPGAEVLVFDGQGAQAQATVVELDAARAILHLGESIGAAAETPQPLTLAVALLKGDKLADVVRAATELGVARVQLLVTRRADAREIGAQKLSRLNRIAEEASKQSRRAVTPPVLNPVTLADFQWEGQLFVAQPGSSLRLTQHLDWSAPVTVLTGPEGGLTTEEVNQLTAKGALSVTLGPRILRAETAPVALLGAIAAQGQ, encoded by the coding sequence ATGAGCGGCGAGGACCGGGGCTCGGGTCAGGTCCGCCGCGTGCGCGTGGAGGCCCTGGCTCCTGAAATGGTCCTGGGCCCGCGGGAGGCGAGGCATCTGTATGTGCTGCGGCTCTCTCCTGGTGCAGAGGTGCTGGTGTTTGACGGCCAGGGAGCTCAGGCTCAGGCCACGGTGGTCGAACTTGATGCTGCCCGGGCCATCCTGCACCTGGGCGAAAGCATAGGCGCAGCGGCCGAAACGCCCCAGCCGCTGACGCTGGCCGTGGCCCTCCTGAAAGGGGACAAGCTTGCCGACGTGGTGCGGGCCGCCACCGAACTGGGCGTGGCCCGGGTGCAGCTGCTGGTCACGCGCCGGGCTGATGCCCGTGAAATCGGGGCACAGAAGCTGTCGCGCCTGAACCGCATTGCCGAGGAAGCGAGTAAGCAGTCGCGGCGGGCCGTGACTCCTCCGGTGCTCAACCCGGTGACTCTGGCTGATTTTCAGTGGGAAGGCCAGCTCTTCGTCGCCCAGCCCGGCTCCAGCTTGCGTCTGACCCAGCACCTGGACTGGTCAGCCCCAGTAACCGTGCTGACCGGCCCTGAAGGTGGCCTGACCACTGAAGAAGTGAATCAGCTCACTGCGAAAGGAGCGCTGTCGGTGACTCTTGGCCCCCGTATCCTGCGCGCCGAAACAGCCCCGGTGGCACTCCTGGGAGCTATTGCAGCACAGGGACAATAG